A section of the Adhaeribacter arboris genome encodes:
- a CDS encoding hybrid sensor histidine kinase/response regulator transcription factor: MRPKLKWLLLWLMLNLFGFSTRAQWSNLPTPELITDRQGLPQGFVPGIVQDQQGFIWLATRDGLCRYDGNRFKVFRPELDQKPALSFSDLRSLQLDHQGRIWIISEQGDIALFNPQTEVFTGYSQKIFGQQPLDELQFQQAYPDRQNRLWLAFNGQGLICFNIRTGSIQRFLHQPNQVHSLASNQVRQVLQDTEGTIWVATATGLDRLEEPTGHFIHYGSGSPASPGLPENDLYTLFQSPTGEILVGSARFVTQLHPRTGQVRAYRLPADRQSWYGMNFTQDSRGVVYFAQRERLFRFQNELGPVLLAQLTPKTGRCASLFIDRSDVLWLGTDGSGVRKYDLRADGFQTTPYQENFQTDLLTQRLGVPASLVLPYVQTNNPYHFRYTYDGRGTLWINVGSSTFYHINPVSQAVRKVNFPISFEKSISPLATDEKGQVWVLHAYQFWRFDAAQQQWMLSAYQLDPESSFEILQMVVDEQAFWLATRARGLIRLDRRTRQLRQYTHQPGQFTSLSNNALFCLSQDPVDANRLWIGTFGSGLCAFDKRTGQCRRITEQEGLPNNVIYSALPDEQGYLWLGTNKGLCRLNRKTFQTQVYTTEDGLLANEFNRFHYLQLPTTGQMIMAGVEGFTVFQPARLQDDLFQPQVELTELQINNRVVDPRKDLLLAQPIHAVQKLVLPYNRNFVTVSFAALQYNRPGKNQYRYQLVGIDEGWVESQQPQAVYTALPPGDYTLRVNASNTSGHWSPYVRQLTIIITPPWWRTWWAYLLYGFLLSGMIWYGFRLYVNRLRLQQAVVLRQQEARQLRALDELKSRFFTNITHDFRTPLTLILSPLEGLLQDPAGTPFRQKLTLIQRNAVQLLGLINQVLDFSKLDAQMLTVQETRGNLADKVGQTVQLFQQEAAAKSIELIYQSEVTGEYWFDAGKLERILSNLVANAVKFTPAGGQITVLLDVTEGILVTVADTGTGIPKEKLPYIFDRFFQVNGDQVNSAFGGTGIGLALVKELVELQGGQITVESELGKGTLFRVWLPLQLAETISENWSGPLPANNELPAAQANSEELPLILLVEDNPELADFIADSLPPHYRVCRATNGAEGLEQALAELPDAVISDVMMPVMDGYTFCHQLKTDERTSHIPVILLTARAALDSRLEGLTRGADDYLTKPFHVQELNLRLHNLLERQRRYREYLQQELVRPASTPPATAAPTPLDPFLDKLYRVVEARLDDTTLGVEQLAEELNVSRVHLHRKLKALVGLPASDVIRNYRLQRATQYLREGLNSSETAYRVGFDSPAYFGKCFREVYQVSPGEFTRQS, translated from the coding sequence ATGCGCCCGAAGTTAAAATGGTTGCTGCTTTGGTTAATGTTAAACCTATTCGGGTTCTCTACCCGGGCACAATGGAGCAATCTACCGACACCGGAATTAATTACCGATCGCCAAGGTTTACCCCAAGGCTTTGTGCCAGGCATCGTGCAAGATCAACAAGGCTTCATTTGGCTGGCTACCCGCGATGGTTTGTGCCGTTACGATGGTAATCGCTTTAAAGTCTTTCGCCCCGAACTGGACCAAAAACCGGCTTTGTCGTTTTCTGATCTGAGAAGCTTGCAGCTCGATCACCAGGGACGGATCTGGATCATTTCCGAGCAAGGCGATATTGCCTTGTTTAATCCCCAGACCGAAGTCTTTACAGGCTATTCCCAAAAAATCTTTGGCCAGCAACCCCTCGATGAATTACAGTTTCAACAGGCCTACCCGGATCGGCAGAATCGGTTATGGCTGGCATTTAATGGCCAGGGATTAATTTGTTTTAACATTCGAACCGGGAGTATCCAAAGGTTTCTGCATCAACCGAATCAAGTCCACTCGCTGGCTAGTAATCAAGTCCGTCAGGTTTTGCAAGATACGGAAGGCACTATTTGGGTGGCCACCGCTACTGGATTAGACCGGCTTGAGGAGCCTACCGGACATTTTATCCATTATGGTTCCGGTTCTCCAGCTTCGCCTGGCCTGCCGGAAAACGATCTGTATACCTTGTTTCAATCACCAACGGGCGAAATCCTAGTTGGTTCGGCCCGGTTTGTTACCCAACTCCATCCGCGTACGGGCCAGGTGCGGGCCTACCGCTTACCCGCTGATCGGCAGTCTTGGTACGGGATGAACTTCACTCAGGATAGCCGGGGAGTCGTGTACTTTGCCCAACGAGAACGATTATTTCGCTTCCAAAATGAATTAGGTCCGGTATTACTCGCCCAACTGACTCCTAAAACCGGGCGTTGCGCCAGCCTTTTTATTGATCGCTCCGATGTCTTGTGGCTGGGCACCGACGGCTCAGGGGTACGCAAGTACGATCTGCGGGCAGATGGCTTCCAAACTACTCCTTACCAGGAAAATTTTCAGACGGATTTACTAACTCAGCGGCTAGGAGTTCCCGCCTCCCTGGTCTTGCCGTACGTGCAAACAAATAACCCCTACCATTTTCGGTATACGTACGATGGACGAGGGACCCTCTGGATCAACGTCGGCAGTTCCACCTTCTATCATATTAATCCGGTTAGCCAAGCGGTTAGAAAGGTTAATTTTCCGATTTCCTTCGAGAAAAGCATTAGCCCTCTCGCCACGGATGAAAAAGGTCAGGTTTGGGTACTGCACGCTTACCAGTTCTGGCGGTTTGATGCAGCCCAGCAGCAATGGATGCTTTCTGCTTATCAACTCGATCCGGAAAGTAGCTTCGAGATTCTCCAGATGGTAGTCGATGAGCAGGCTTTTTGGTTAGCAACCCGGGCTCGAGGGTTAATCCGGCTCGACCGGCGAACTAGACAATTACGGCAATATACGCATCAACCCGGGCAGTTCACTAGCTTGAGTAACAATGCTCTGTTCTGCTTGTCCCAAGATCCGGTTGATGCGAATCGTTTATGGATTGGTACCTTTGGTAGCGGCTTGTGTGCCTTCGATAAAAGAACTGGTCAATGCCGGCGCATCACCGAACAGGAGGGACTACCCAATAACGTCATTTATTCCGCCTTACCGGATGAGCAAGGATACTTATGGCTGGGCACCAATAAAGGGCTTTGTCGGCTGAACCGGAAAACCTTCCAAACGCAAGTCTATACGACCGAAGACGGACTGCTCGCCAATGAATTTAACCGGTTTCACTACCTGCAGCTGCCTACCACCGGGCAGATGATCATGGCGGGGGTAGAAGGATTTACTGTTTTTCAACCCGCTCGGCTCCAGGATGATTTGTTTCAACCCCAAGTAGAGCTCACCGAATTGCAAATCAATAACCGGGTAGTGGACCCAAGAAAGGATTTGCTGCTGGCTCAACCTATTCACGCGGTACAGAAACTGGTCTTACCCTATAACCGGAACTTTGTGACGGTTAGTTTTGCGGCCTTGCAATATAACCGTCCGGGTAAAAACCAGTATCGCTACCAACTGGTGGGTATTGACGAGGGATGGGTGGAAAGCCAGCAACCCCAGGCGGTTTATACCGCTTTACCTCCCGGCGACTATACGCTACGAGTAAATGCCTCCAACACTTCCGGGCATTGGAGCCCGTACGTACGCCAACTAACCATTATTATCACTCCGCCCTGGTGGCGTACTTGGTGGGCTTATCTTTTATACGGCTTTCTGTTGAGTGGCATGATTTGGTACGGTTTCCGGTTGTACGTCAACCGCTTGCGCTTGCAACAAGCGGTAGTGTTAAGACAACAGGAAGCCCGGCAATTACGTGCCCTCGACGAGCTGAAGTCCCGCTTTTTTACCAACATCACCCACGATTTCCGCACGCCTTTAACCCTGATCCTCTCGCCCCTGGAAGGCTTACTACAGGATCCGGCCGGTACACCTTTCCGGCAAAAACTAACTTTGATTCAGCGAAATGCCGTGCAGTTACTGGGATTAATCAACCAGGTGCTGGACTTTTCTAAATTGGATGCCCAAATGCTCACCGTACAGGAGACCCGAGGCAATCTGGCCGACAAAGTCGGCCAAACCGTGCAGTTATTCCAACAAGAAGCCGCCGCGAAATCGATCGAGCTAATCTACCAAAGCGAGGTAACGGGAGAATATTGGTTTGATGCCGGCAAATTAGAACGGATCCTCTCCAATTTAGTGGCCAATGCGGTAAAGTTTACGCCCGCGGGTGGCCAAATAACGGTTTTGTTAGACGTTACTGAAGGAATATTAGTAACGGTTGCAGATACAGGGACGGGTATTCCGAAGGAAAAGCTCCCTTATATTTTTGACCGGTTTTTTCAAGTTAACGGCGATCAAGTAAATAGCGCTTTCGGCGGTACGGGCATTGGTCTGGCGCTGGTAAAAGAATTAGTGGAACTTCAAGGCGGACAAATCACCGTGGAAAGTGAGCTTGGAAAGGGAACCCTATTTCGAGTGTGGCTGCCGCTCCAACTGGCGGAAACAATATCCGAAAACTGGAGCGGACCCTTGCCAGCCAACAACGAGCTTCCTGCTGCCCAAGCCAATAGCGAGGAACTGCCGCTCATTTTGCTGGTAGAAGACAATCCGGAGCTGGCCGATTTCATTGCCGACAGCCTGCCCCCCCACTACCGCGTTTGCCGGGCTACCAACGGAGCCGAAGGACTAGAGCAAGCCTTGGCCGAGTTACCGGACGCGGTGATTAGTGACGTGATGATGCCGGTGATGGATGGCTATACTTTCTGCCACCAACTCAAAACCGATGAACGCACCAGCCACATTCCGGTTATTCTGTTAACGGCAAGAGCCGCTTTAGACAGCCGCCTGGAAGGACTTACCCGGGGAGCCGACGATTACCTGACCAAACCCTTCCACGTTCAGGAATTAAATTTACGCCTGCATAATTTACTCGAGCGGCAACGCCGCTACCGGGAATATTTGCAGCAAGAGTTAGTTCGTCCCGCTAGTACGCCCCCTGCTACCGCGGCACCCACTCCCCTAGATCCATTTCTGGATAAACTCTACCGGGTGGTAGAAGCCAGACTGGACGATACCACTTTGGGGGTAGAACAACTAGCCGAGGAACTGAATGTAAGCCGGGTGCACCTGCACCGCAAACTCAAAGCGCTGGTGGGCCTGCCGGCCAGCGACGTCATCCGCAATTACCGCCTCCAGCGGGCCACGCAATACTTGCGAGAAGGTCTGAATAGTTCCGAAACCGCTTACCGGGTGGGCTTCGACAGCCCAGCTTACTTTGGCAAATGTTTCCGGGAAGTGTACCAGGTGAGCCCCGGGGAATTTACCCGTCAAAGTTAA
- a CDS encoding T9SS type A sorting domain-containing protein produces the protein MKMFLPLPTEPREIIAAMQTKLLPTLRQKLAHCLSIWLLASLLLSPGLLQAQIYSGNLNLYTQADVDAFQYTEVTGGIYITGSDITNLQPLASLTKVGGYLNIQNCAQLSSLAGLENLSSLGSMLAIVNNSSLTSLVGLEKLTPLGTVKIENNPRLTNLKGLDNLTTAESDLSIQGNSGLVSLAGLENLTEAAYLTINGNTNLNNLSSLNNLKTVRHLLKISNSRFTSLKGLENLTAVRYLQIERNTELVSLAGLEKLTVKWDIDIQNNPRLSQCCILPALIEGAAGDVIIANNAPTCNSAAEIEAACPKVYQGDITLSTQAEVDAFKYTEVTGTLNIIGQSDIINLQPLTRLSKVGSLYIGYNHALSSLAGLENLTSVEKNLTINSNYVLQDLKGLKNLISVGGKFDLEFNPRVTTLAGQESLTSVGELEISNCTITSLTGLGKLTSLKKLTINNNKSLTSLVGLEDLTSVEVDLYITSNSQLSNLTGLENLTSVGREFRIYNNGNLSHLAGLEKLTTVGGTLSIFSNKSLISLASLEQLTSLRDLSIFSNPQLSQCCLLLPAIKVAQYVSIRDNATNCSSEAEIKATCDRIIITTPPQATTVCPGVKAVFRVEAMGADLTYQWQKNGTAIAGATIPNYSLEAVKPEDAGEYSVVVTGRYTAVTSEAATLTVKPALVLGAFAAPTAPVAINTSVSLSISYSGSMVSSAVWNWGDGTTSAATFNNSNISGSHKYTKAGTYSPTLTVTDACGQITAATYEYVVVYESGAITGAGGFTSPKQAYKADTKLTGTAVFGLYARYKTGTSLPEGSTLFAFKAGKAKMAFTSTSYETLTISGTKARYTGKGKINGTGNYGFLVSLLDGRPDKFRIKIWNKDKNNQVVYDNNLTSTAETADPTTAITGFILIQTSKAAVARMSLPGVEVAPAEQLSPTFRNYPNPFADRTTLEFSFHEEQEYTLAIYDLSGRLVSQLPGGKAQAGEKVQVEWQAAPYPTGVYLARLSAGKAVQHLKLVVK, from the coding sequence ATGAAAATGTTTTTACCATTACCCACCGAGCCTAGGGAAATTATAGCGGCTATGCAAACAAAGTTATTACCTACCTTAAGACAAAAGCTAGCTCATTGCTTATCTATTTGGCTGCTGGCGAGCCTGCTGCTTAGCCCCGGGCTGTTACAAGCCCAAATCTACTCCGGTAATCTCAATTTGTATACCCAGGCAGACGTGGATGCTTTCCAGTATACGGAAGTGACTGGCGGTATCTACATCACGGGTTCCGACATTACGAATCTCCAGCCTCTGGCCAGCCTAACCAAGGTAGGCGGCTATCTTAACATTCAAAATTGCGCTCAGTTGAGCAGCCTGGCGGGTTTGGAGAACCTTAGCTCCTTAGGGTCGATGCTCGCCATTGTGAATAATTCCAGCTTAACCAGCTTAGTAGGCCTGGAAAAGCTTACTCCGCTAGGGACGGTTAAGATTGAAAACAACCCTCGGTTGACTAATTTGAAAGGACTGGACAATCTAACCACGGCAGAATCTGATCTTAGTATCCAGGGTAATTCCGGGTTAGTCAGTCTGGCGGGATTGGAAAATCTTACCGAGGCGGCGTATCTCACCATCAATGGAAATACTAATTTAAACAACTTGTCGAGCCTGAATAATCTTAAAACAGTAAGGCATCTTCTTAAAATTAGTAATTCCCGTTTTACTAGTCTGAAAGGCCTGGAAAATCTTACCGCAGTGCGGTATCTCCAAATCGAAAGAAATACAGAATTGGTTAGCTTGGCCGGATTAGAAAAACTCACCGTAAAATGGGATATTGATATCCAGAATAATCCCCGGCTTTCTCAATGTTGCATCCTGCCGGCCTTGATCGAGGGCGCCGCGGGCGATGTTATTATTGCCAACAATGCCCCCACCTGCAACAGCGCAGCCGAAATAGAAGCCGCCTGCCCAAAGGTCTACCAGGGTGATATTACGTTATCTACCCAGGCCGAAGTAGATGCCTTTAAGTATACCGAAGTAACGGGTACCCTCAATATTATTGGGCAGTCAGATATTATTAACCTGCAACCGCTGACTAGGCTAAGTAAGGTGGGTTCTCTCTATATCGGGTATAATCATGCCTTAAGCAGCCTGGCGGGGCTGGAGAATCTTACCTCGGTAGAGAAAAATCTCACCATCAATTCCAACTATGTGTTGCAGGACCTAAAAGGGCTGAAGAATCTTATTTCTGTGGGAGGGAAGTTTGACTTAGAGTTTAATCCCCGTGTGACTACTCTAGCGGGGCAGGAGAGCTTAACCTCGGTAGGAGAACTGGAGATTAGTAATTGTACCATCACCAGCTTAACGGGGCTGGGGAAACTAACTTCTTTAAAAAAGCTCACTATTAATAATAACAAGTCTTTAACCAGCTTAGTGGGGCTCGAGGATCTCACTTCTGTGGAAGTAGATCTCTACATCACTAGTAATTCTCAATTATCCAACCTAACAGGGCTCGAAAACCTGACCTCCGTGGGCCGAGAATTCAGAATTTATAATAATGGGAATTTGAGCCACTTGGCCGGATTAGAAAAACTTACTACCGTGGGAGGAACGCTTTCTATTTTTAGTAATAAGAGTTTAATTAGCCTAGCCAGCCTGGAACAACTGACCTCCTTGAGGGATCTTTCTATTTTTAGTAACCCGCAACTCTCCCAATGTTGCCTGTTGCTGCCGGCAATTAAAGTGGCTCAATATGTCTCTATCCGCGACAATGCCACCAACTGCAGCAGCGAAGCCGAAATAAAAGCTACCTGCGACCGAATCATTATTACTACTCCACCCCAAGCGACTACGGTGTGCCCCGGAGTAAAAGCTGTTTTTAGGGTAGAGGCGATGGGTGCCGACCTTACTTACCAATGGCAAAAGAACGGCACCGCTATTGCGGGGGCCACTATTCCGAATTACTCCCTGGAAGCGGTAAAGCCGGAAGATGCCGGTGAATACTCGGTAGTAGTAACTGGCCGGTATACGGCGGTTACCTCCGAGGCGGCTACTTTAACGGTGAAACCCGCCTTAGTTTTAGGCGCGTTTGCGGCACCTACTGCTCCGGTTGCCATAAATACCAGTGTCAGCCTAAGTATCAGCTACTCCGGCAGCATGGTGAGCAGCGCCGTCTGGAATTGGGGCGATGGCACTACTTCTGCGGCTACTTTTAACAATAGCAACATCAGCGGTAGCCATAAGTATACTAAAGCCGGCACCTATTCTCCTACCCTTACCGTCACTGATGCTTGTGGTCAAATTACTGCGGCTACGTATGAATACGTGGTGGTTTACGAGTCAGGCGCTATTACCGGTGCGGGTGGTTTTACCTCGCCCAAACAAGCCTATAAAGCCGATACCAAGCTCACCGGCACCGCCGTATTTGGTTTGTATGCCCGCTACAAGACTGGCACCAGCCTGCCCGAAGGCAGTACTTTATTCGCCTTTAAAGCCGGCAAAGCAAAGATGGCGTTCACCAGTACTAGTTACGAAACCCTCACCATTTCGGGCACCAAAGCGCGCTACACCGGGAAAGGCAAGATTAATGGCACGGGCAATTACGGTTTCCTGGTATCGCTCTTGGATGGCCGGCCCGACAAGTTCCGCATTAAGATCTGGAACAAGGACAAAAACAACCAGGTGGTTTACGATAATAACCTAACGAGTACCGCCGAAACAGCCGATCCTACTACCGCTATTACGGGGTTTATTCTGATTCAGACCAGCAAAGCGGCAGTAGCCCGGATGAGCTTGCCCGGCGTAGAAGTAGCTCCAGCAGAGCAACTCTCTCCTACTTTCCGCAACTACCCCAATCCTTTCGCGGATAGAACCACTTTGGAATTTAGCTTCCATGAAGAGCAGGAATATACTTTAGCCATTTATGATTTGTCCGGCAGACTAGTTAGCCAGTTACCGGGCGGTAAAGCCCAAGCGGGAGAAAAAGTGCAGGTAGAATGGCAAGCCGCTCCTTACCCTACCGGCGTGTACCTGGCCCGGTTGAGCGCGGGTAAAGCCGTGCAGCATCTCAAGCTGGTAGTAAAGTAA